The following are from one region of the Methyloversatilis discipulorum genome:
- a CDS encoding hydrogenase maturation protein: MTVPLRILLLCHSFNSLSQRLYAELTALGHTLSVELDIADAVTEEAVALFQPDLVLAPFLKRRIPASVWRALPCFVVHPGPPGDRGPAALDWAIVEGQREWGVTVLQADGDFDAGPVWGAATFPLRAASKGAIYRREVTEAALAATLQALARFTAGDAPQNSLPAADGWRGVLPQSRRAIDWSHDDSATVLAKVHASDGQPGVVDALFSQPCRLFDAHPATQQALAGLGGAPGDVLAQRDGALLRRTVDGGVWIGRVSVALGDAASPIKLPATQALAAETAALPERAVPLMRAADEWAELRYTEHGERGSRVGVLSFDFCNGAMSTAQCQRLRDALVEVKRRDTQVLLIAGGDGFFSNGIDLNCIEAAAHRDGDSAADESWRNINAMNDVALEIITCTDRLTVSLLRGNAGAGGAFLALAADEVWAQRGVMLNPHYKNMGNLYGSEYWTYLAPRRLGADGARALMQSRLPLSAPEALRIGFVDRCLDVPAGDALDAAVQEARLLAASYNLRDRVMRKQTERAAHEAERPLADYRKEELSRMHRNFYGFDPSYHVARHHFVHKLPHAWTPRHLAVHREVAAR, translated from the coding sequence ACCGAAGAGGCGGTCGCGCTGTTCCAGCCGGACCTCGTGCTGGCCCCTTTCCTGAAGCGGCGCATCCCGGCGTCGGTGTGGCGCGCCCTGCCCTGTTTCGTCGTGCACCCCGGGCCGCCGGGCGACCGCGGTCCGGCCGCGCTCGACTGGGCCATCGTCGAAGGGCAGCGCGAGTGGGGCGTCACCGTGCTGCAGGCGGACGGTGATTTCGACGCCGGCCCGGTGTGGGGGGCCGCGACCTTCCCGCTGCGTGCGGCGTCCAAGGGCGCGATCTACCGGCGCGAGGTGACCGAAGCGGCGCTCGCGGCGACCTTGCAGGCGCTCGCCCGCTTCACTGCCGGTGACGCGCCGCAGAACAGTCTGCCCGCCGCCGACGGCTGGCGCGGGGTGCTGCCGCAGTCGCGCCGCGCGATCGACTGGTCGCACGACGACAGCGCCACCGTGCTGGCGAAAGTACACGCGTCCGACGGCCAGCCGGGCGTGGTCGACGCGCTGTTCAGCCAGCCCTGCCGGCTGTTCGACGCGCACCCGGCGACGCAGCAAGCGCTGGCCGGTCTTGGCGGTGCGCCGGGCGACGTGCTGGCGCAGCGTGACGGCGCGCTGCTGCGCCGGACCGTCGATGGCGGTGTCTGGATAGGCCGCGTGTCGGTCGCGCTCGGCGACGCTGCGTCGCCGATCAAGCTGCCGGCGACGCAGGCCCTTGCGGCGGAGACGGCGGCGCTGCCCGAACGCGCAGTACCGCTCATGCGGGCAGCCGATGAATGGGCCGAATTGCGCTACACCGAGCACGGCGAGCGCGGCTCCCGCGTCGGCGTGCTCAGCTTCGATTTCTGCAACGGCGCGATGTCCACCGCACAGTGTCAGCGCCTGCGCGACGCGCTGGTCGAGGTGAAGCGGCGCGACACGCAGGTCCTGCTGATCGCTGGCGGCGACGGTTTCTTCAGCAACGGCATCGACCTGAACTGCATCGAGGCGGCGGCGCACCGCGACGGCGACAGTGCGGCCGACGAGTCGTGGCGCAACATCAACGCGATGAACGACGTCGCGCTGGAAATCATCACCTGTACCGACCGCCTCACGGTGTCGCTGCTGCGCGGCAACGCCGGTGCCGGCGGCGCCTTTCTCGCGCTGGCGGCGGACGAGGTATGGGCGCAGCGCGGCGTCATGCTGAACCCGCACTACAAGAACATGGGCAATCTGTACGGCTCGGAGTACTGGACCTACCTCGCGCCGCGCCGGCTCGGTGCAGATGGCGCGCGCGCACTGATGCAGAGCCGGCTGCCGCTGTCGGCGCCGGAAGCGCTGCGCATCGGCTTCGTCGACCGCTGCCTCGACGTGCCCGCCGGCGACGCGCTCGATGCGGCGGTGCAGGAAGCCCGGCTGCTGGCCGCGTCGTACAATCTGCGCGATCGCGTCATGCGCAAGCAGACCGAGCGCGCGGCCCACGAAGCCGAACGTCCGCTCGCCGATTACCGCAAGGAAGAACTGTCCCGCATGCACCGCAATTTCTACGGCTTCGACCCCAGCTACCACGTCGCGCGCCACCACTTCGTGCACAAGCTGCCGCATGCGTGGACGCCGCGCCACCTGGCCGTGCACCGCGAGGTCGCCGCGCGATGA
- a CDS encoding sigma-54-dependent transcriptional regulator, whose protein sequence is MNASLRVPTVLVVDDEVRSQDAMRRTLEEDFTVLTASGADDARQQLERHEVNVILCDQRMPGLTGVLFLKEVRERWPDVVRIVISGYTDSEDIIAGINDAGIYQYILKPWVPDHLLATVRNAAEAQTLQQETARLDLELRTATPVLRQRAAHKLERARRTFGFDRIERSAGSPLDSVCEMAARVARYDLSVLVLGESGTGKELLARAIHYASPRANGAFVVENCAAIPETLLESELFGHKRGAFTGAYEDHIGLFQRADGGTVFLDEIGETSPAFQVRLLRVLQEGEVRPVGGTRAVPVDVRVIAATHRDLEQRVREGLFREDLYYRIAGATFTVPPLRERVGDIEPIARRVVDEVGIELGRPGASLTDEAMACLMGYPWPGNIRELRNELARALALSDSERIEAQSLSLRVLHGQAGLTATASATPLPASGTLAERLDAIEAMVLRETLLRHRWNKTRAAKELGLSRVGLRGKMVRFGLEG, encoded by the coding sequence ATGAACGCCAGCCTGCGCGTACCCACCGTGCTGGTGGTCGATGACGAAGTGCGCTCGCAGGACGCGATGCGCCGCACGCTGGAAGAGGACTTCACCGTGCTCACCGCCAGCGGCGCCGACGACGCGCGCCAGCAGCTGGAGCGGCACGAGGTGAACGTCATCCTGTGCGACCAGCGCATGCCGGGCCTGACCGGCGTGCTGTTCCTGAAGGAGGTGCGCGAACGCTGGCCCGACGTCGTGCGCATCGTCATTTCCGGCTACACCGATTCTGAAGACATCATTGCCGGCATCAACGACGCCGGCATCTACCAGTACATCCTGAAACCGTGGGTGCCCGACCACCTGCTGGCCACCGTGCGCAACGCCGCCGAGGCGCAGACGCTGCAGCAGGAAACCGCCCGCCTCGACCTCGAACTGCGCACCGCCACGCCGGTGCTGCGCCAGCGTGCCGCGCACAAGCTGGAGCGCGCGCGCCGCACTTTCGGCTTCGACCGCATCGAACGTTCGGCCGGCAGCCCGCTCGACTCGGTGTGTGAAATGGCCGCACGTGTCGCCCGCTACGACCTGTCGGTGCTGGTGCTCGGCGAATCCGGCACCGGCAAGGAGCTGCTGGCACGCGCCATCCATTACGCCAGTCCGCGCGCCAATGGCGCCTTCGTCGTCGAGAACTGCGCGGCGATACCGGAAACCCTGCTCGAATCCGAACTGTTTGGCCACAAGCGCGGTGCCTTCACCGGCGCCTACGAAGACCACATCGGCCTCTTCCAGCGCGCCGACGGCGGCACCGTGTTCCTCGACGAGATCGGCGAAACCTCGCCCGCGTTCCAGGTGCGCCTGCTGCGCGTGCTGCAGGAAGGCGAGGTGCGGCCGGTCGGCGGCACGCGCGCGGTGCCGGTGGACGTGCGCGTCATCGCCGCCACCCACCGCGACCTCGAACAGCGAGTGCGCGAAGGGCTGTTCCGCGAGGATCTGTACTACCGCATCGCGGGCGCCACCTTCACCGTGCCGCCACTGCGCGAACGCGTCGGCGACATCGAGCCGATCGCCCGCCGCGTGGTCGACGAAGTGGGCATCGAACTGGGCCGCCCGGGCGCCTCGCTGACCGACGAGGCGATGGCCTGTCTGATGGGCTATCCGTGGCCCGGCAACATCCGCGAACTGCGCAACGAACTGGCGCGCGCGCTGGCGCTGAGCGACAGCGAACGCATCGAGGCGCAGTCGCTGTCGCTGCGCGTGCTGCACGGCCAGGCCGGCCTGACCGCCACCGCCAGCGCGACGCCCTTGCCGGCCAGCGGTACGCTGGCCGAGCGGCTGGACGCGATCGAGGCCATGGTGCTGCGCGAAACCCTGCTCCGCCACCGCTGGAACAAGACGCGCGCCGCCAAGGAACTGGGCCTGTCCCGGGTCGGTCTGCGTGGAAAGATGGTGCGCTTCGGGCTGGAGGGCTGA
- a CDS encoding NAD(P)H-dependent oxidoreductase subunit E, with the protein MVDAAGIVSGQMRAAADVVLDRWQRDPHALVQVLRETQAVTHWLPRPLLAHISAALGLTLAQVEGVAGFYRFFHTRPVGRTRLLFSDNITDRMLGSEALLAQLCARLGVAPGEVDAHGRFSVDRCSCTGLCDQGPALLVNHHQVLTRLDAARVDALADLLLAGAPVERWPAEWFDVIDGVQRADVLLSGLAADAPTLPAVLAQSPQALLDEVAQSGLRGRGGAGFPTARKWQACRDAAGDLRVVVCNADEGEPGTFKDRVLLASHADAVFDGMTVAARAVGAQQGFLYLRGEYRYLLPQLEEVLARRRAQGLLGRDACGVVGFDFDIAIHLGAGAYVCGEESALIESLEGKRGTPRIRPPFPVQAGYLGRPTVVNNVETFCAVAHIARRGGAWWAGIGTAQSTGTKIHSVSGDCARPGLYEYPLGTPIAQILKDCGAGDVQAVQVGGPSGACVPASEFNRAIAFEDVPSAGAFTVFDRSRDLFEVARHFARFFAHESCGLCTPCRVGTELVVRRLDKLAHARGAGSASAFDIDRLHDLDIALHSGTHCGLGASACNPLRDTMRHFGDAYAQRATAPQFQPDLDLDAELSSARRATGRSDAGAHLHTDTPA; encoded by the coding sequence ATGGTCGACGCTGCGGGCATCGTGAGCGGGCAGATGCGGGCGGCCGCCGACGTGGTGCTCGACCGCTGGCAGCGTGATCCGCACGCGCTGGTGCAGGTGCTGCGTGAAACGCAGGCGGTCACGCACTGGCTGCCGCGCCCGCTGCTCGCCCACATCTCTGCCGCACTCGGTCTGACGCTCGCGCAGGTCGAAGGCGTGGCCGGCTTCTACCGCTTCTTCCACACCCGCCCGGTCGGCCGCACGCGGCTGCTGTTCTCCGACAACATCACCGACCGCATGCTGGGCAGCGAAGCGCTGCTGGCGCAGCTGTGCGCCCGCCTCGGCGTGGCGCCGGGCGAGGTCGATGCGCACGGCCGTTTCAGCGTCGACCGCTGTTCCTGTACCGGGCTGTGCGACCAGGGGCCGGCGCTGCTGGTGAATCACCATCAGGTCCTTACGCGGCTGGACGCGGCGCGCGTCGATGCGCTGGCCGATCTGCTGCTCGCCGGCGCGCCGGTCGAGCGGTGGCCGGCCGAGTGGTTCGACGTGATCGACGGCGTGCAGCGGGCCGACGTGCTGCTCAGCGGTCTGGCCGCCGACGCACCGACGCTGCCGGCGGTGCTCGCGCAGTCGCCGCAGGCACTGCTCGACGAAGTGGCGCAGTCCGGCCTGCGCGGACGCGGCGGCGCCGGCTTCCCGACCGCGCGCAAATGGCAGGCCTGCCGCGACGCCGCCGGCGACCTGCGCGTCGTCGTCTGCAACGCCGACGAGGGCGAGCCCGGCACCTTCAAGGACCGCGTGCTGCTGGCGAGTCACGCCGACGCCGTGTTCGACGGCATGACGGTGGCGGCGCGCGCGGTCGGCGCGCAGCAGGGCTTTCTATACCTGCGCGGCGAATACCGCTACCTGCTGCCGCAACTCGAAGAAGTGCTCGCGCGCCGCCGCGCGCAGGGCCTGCTTGGCCGTGACGCGTGCGGCGTCGTTGGTTTCGACTTCGATATCGCCATCCATCTGGGCGCTGGCGCCTACGTCTGCGGCGAAGAATCGGCGCTGATCGAATCGCTGGAGGGCAAGCGCGGCACGCCGCGCATCCGTCCGCCCTTCCCGGTGCAGGCCGGCTATCTCGGCCGGCCGACCGTCGTGAACAACGTCGAAACCTTCTGCGCGGTCGCCCACATCGCGCGCCGCGGCGGCGCCTGGTGGGCCGGCATCGGCACCGCGCAATCGACCGGCACCAAGATCCATTCGGTGTCCGGCGACTGCGCGCGGCCCGGTCTGTACGAATACCCACTGGGCACGCCCATCGCGCAGATACTGAAAGACTGTGGCGCGGGCGACGTGCAGGCGGTACAGGTCGGCGGGCCGTCCGGCGCCTGCGTGCCGGCGTCCGAATTCAACCGCGCCATCGCCTTCGAGGACGTGCCGAGCGCCGGTGCCTTCACGGTGTTCGACCGCTCGCGCGACCTGTTCGAGGTGGCGCGCCACTTTGCCCGCTTCTTCGCGCACGAGAGCTGTGGCCTGTGCACGCCCTGCCGCGTCGGCACCGAACTGGTGGTGCGGCGTCTGGACAAGCTGGCGCACGCGCGCGGCGCCGGCAGCGCGTCGGCCTTCGACATCGACCGCCTGCACGATCTGGACATCGCGCTGCACAGTGGCACCCACTGCGGTCTGGGCGCTTCGGCCTGCAACCCGCTGCGCGACACGATGCGTCATTTCGGCGACGCCTACGCGCAGCGTGCGACCGCGCCGCAGTTTCAGCCCGATCTCGACCTCGACGCCGAACTGTCGTCGGCGCGCCGCGCCACCGGCCGCAGCGACGCCGGCGCCCATCTGCACACGGACACGCCGGCATGA
- a CDS encoding 2Fe-2S iron-sulfur cluster-binding protein, with protein MSAVDPTFDLDGQPVALQPGDTILSAAARAGLDIPHLCWSEEVSGSASCRLCTVLADGRPVAACVTPAVAGQKVECRTASLATQRLRLLQMLFVEGNHFCPGCEKSGNCVLQVQAERAGMTELHFEVLNPERPVDASHPDVLFEPNRCILCQLCVRASDELDGKRVFAIGGHGIATRLLIDSPSGRLGDSALSVDDRAAHICPVGALLPKRVGFAVPIGQRRFDTEDTRG; from the coding sequence ATGAGCGCCGTCGATCCGACCTTCGATCTCGATGGCCAGCCGGTCGCGCTGCAGCCGGGCGACACGATACTGAGCGCCGCGGCGCGCGCCGGGCTCGACATCCCTCACCTGTGCTGGAGCGAAGAGGTGTCGGGCAGCGCGTCGTGCCGGCTGTGCACGGTGCTGGCCGACGGCCGCCCGGTGGCCGCCTGCGTGACGCCGGCGGTGGCCGGACAGAAGGTCGAATGCCGTACCGCCTCGCTGGCCACGCAGCGCCTGCGCCTGCTGCAGATGCTGTTCGTCGAGGGCAATCACTTCTGCCCCGGCTGCGAGAAGAGCGGCAACTGCGTGCTGCAGGTTCAGGCCGAACGCGCCGGCATGACCGAGCTGCATTTCGAGGTGCTGAACCCGGAGCGGCCGGTCGACGCGAGCCATCCCGACGTGCTGTTCGAACCGAACCGCTGCATCCTGTGCCAGCTCTGCGTGCGTGCCAGCGACGAACTCGACGGCAAGCGGGTGTTCGCCATCGGCGGCCACGGCATCGCCACCCGGCTGCTGATCGACAGCCCGAGCGGCCGGCTCGGGGACAGCGCGCTGTCGGTCGACGACCGCGCAGCCCACATCTGCCCGGTCGGCGCGCTGCTGCCCAAGCGCGTCGGCTTCGCGGTGCCGATAGGCCAGCGCCGCTTCGACACCGAGGACACGCGCGGATGA
- a CDS encoding Ni/Fe hydrogenase subunit alpha, with the protein MDTRPLETAADSKGLRRIAIDPLSRVEGHGKVTLLLDDDNRVRQARLHIVEFRGFEKFIEGRPYWEVPVMVQRLCGICPVSHHLAASKAFDRVVGGWPVPPAADRIRRLMHYGQIVQSHALHFFHLASPDLLFGFDAEVDRRNIVGVAAAFPDAASQGVMLRKFGQEVIRITSGKRIHGTGAIPGGMNRAVDPAERDALRAELPQVLAWAQDAVSLARRLHESLPARYADFADTPAAMMSLVGRDGAMELYDGVLRLREADGRIAIDGFDDQRYRELIAEAVKPWTYMKFPYRRDLGVDDGWYRVGPLARVQNCDFIPTPRAEEARQAFVAAHAGRPVHAVLATHWARMIELLHGVETVAALLDDALITGGPLQAEGPRQRSGIGIIEAPRGTLIHEYEVGDDDLVTRCNLIVSTTHNNQAMNEAVRAVALRYLDGETITEGLLNHIEVAVRAYDPCLSCATHALGQMPLAVSLRAADGRVLDHVLRSSTGELLRDGPAHDAEAAQ; encoded by the coding sequence ATGGATACGCGCCCGCTCGAAACCGCTGCCGACTCCAAAGGATTGCGCCGCATCGCGATCGATCCGCTGTCGCGCGTCGAAGGCCATGGCAAGGTGACGCTGCTACTCGACGACGACAACCGCGTGCGGCAGGCGCGGCTGCACATCGTCGAATTCCGCGGCTTCGAGAAATTCATCGAAGGCCGGCCCTACTGGGAAGTGCCGGTCATGGTGCAGCGGCTGTGCGGCATCTGCCCGGTGTCGCACCATCTGGCCGCATCTAAGGCCTTCGATCGCGTGGTCGGCGGCTGGCCGGTGCCGCCGGCGGCCGATCGCATCCGCCGCCTCATGCACTACGGCCAGATCGTGCAGAGCCACGCGCTGCACTTTTTCCACCTCGCCTCGCCCGACCTGCTGTTCGGTTTCGACGCCGAGGTCGATCGGCGCAACATCGTCGGCGTGGCCGCCGCCTTTCCGGACGCCGCGAGTCAGGGCGTCATGCTGCGCAAGTTCGGTCAGGAGGTGATCCGCATCACCTCGGGCAAGCGTATTCATGGCACCGGCGCCATACCCGGCGGCATGAACCGCGCGGTCGATCCGGCCGAGCGCGACGCGCTGCGCGCCGAACTGCCGCAGGTACTGGCCTGGGCGCAGGACGCGGTGTCGCTTGCCCGCCGGCTGCACGAAAGCCTGCCGGCGCGCTACGCCGACTTCGCCGACACGCCGGCGGCCATGATGTCGCTGGTCGGCCGCGACGGCGCGATGGAGCTGTACGACGGCGTGCTGCGGCTGCGCGAAGCCGACGGGCGCATTGCCATCGACGGCTTCGACGACCAGCGCTACCGCGAACTGATCGCTGAAGCGGTCAAGCCCTGGACCTATATGAAATTCCCCTACCGCCGCGACCTCGGTGTCGACGACGGCTGGTACCGCGTCGGACCGCTGGCGCGCGTGCAGAACTGCGACTTCATCCCGACGCCGCGCGCCGAAGAGGCGCGCCAGGCCTTCGTCGCCGCACACGCGGGGCGGCCGGTGCACGCGGTGCTGGCCACCCACTGGGCACGCATGATCGAACTGCTGCACGGCGTCGAAACGGTCGCCGCGCTGCTCGACGATGCGCTGATCACCGGCGGTCCGCTGCAGGCCGAGGGGCCGCGCCAGCGCTCGGGCATCGGCATCATCGAAGCGCCGCGCGGCACGCTGATCCACGAATACGAAGTCGGCGACGACGACCTGGTTACGCGCTGCAATCTGATCGTATCGACCACGCACAACAACCAGGCGATGAACGAGGCGGTGCGCGCTGTGGCGCTGCGCTATCTCGACGGCGAAACGATTACCGAAGGCCTGCTCAATCACATCGAGGTGGCCGTGCGCGCCTACGATCCCTGCCTGTCCTGCGCCACGCACGCGCTCGGTCAGATGCCGCTGGCGGTGAGCCTGCGCGCGGCCGACGGTCGCGTGCTCGACCACGTGCTGCGCAGCTCGACCGGCGAACTGCTGCGCGACGGCCCGGCGCACGACGCCGAGGCGGCGCAATGA
- a CDS encoding hydrogenase maturation protease produces the protein MTAPLLVLGWGNPSRGDDALGPMLVDALAAYAGRALPAGSVECLSDYQLQIEHALDLVGRERVLFVDAARGLDAACQMRRVEPQRERQITSHALSPEALLQVFVDLQRRAPPVCDVLAIRGRRWELGEEPDAQAEADLEQALARARGWLHDAVACGAHTEGVNA, from the coding sequence ATGACGGCGCCGCTGCTGGTGCTGGGCTGGGGCAATCCGAGCCGCGGCGACGACGCGCTCGGCCCGATGCTGGTCGATGCGCTGGCGGCGTATGCCGGACGCGCGCTGCCCGCCGGCAGCGTGGAGTGCCTCAGCGACTACCAGCTGCAGATCGAGCACGCGCTCGATCTGGTCGGCCGCGAACGCGTGCTCTTCGTCGACGCCGCACGCGGGCTGGATGCCGCCTGTCAGATGCGCAGGGTCGAGCCGCAGCGCGAGCGCCAGATCACCAGCCACGCGCTGTCGCCGGAAGCGCTGCTGCAGGTATTCGTCGATCTGCAGCGCCGCGCACCGCCGGTGTGTGATGTACTGGCCATCCGCGGCCGCCGCTGGGAACTGGGCGAGGAGCCGGATGCGCAGGCCGAGGCCGATCTCGAACAGGCGCTCGCCCGGGCGCGCGGCTGGCTGCACGACGCCGTCGCCTGCGGCGCGCACACCGAAGGAGTGAATGCATGA
- a CDS encoding HupU protein has protein sequence MNVLWLQSGGCGGCSMSLLCADTDDFHGQLRDADIDLLWHPSLSLDSGTEVTALLGRILDGDLPLDALCVEGSLLRGPNGTGRFHIMAGTGLPMIEWVRKLAAKARHVIAIGSCAAWGGVTAGGDNPTDACGLQYEDDVRGGLLGSDFRAAGGLPVINIAGCPTHPSWVLDTLMALAADGFTDADLDTLGRPRFYADQLVHHGCTRNEYYEFKASAEKPSDLGCMMEHMGCKGTQAHADCNTRPWNGEGSCTRGGYACISCTEPGFQEPGHPFHATPKLAGIPIGLPTDMPKAWFVALASLSKSATPKRVKVNAVSDHVVVPPVARRTRLK, from the coding sequence ATGAACGTGCTCTGGTTGCAGTCCGGCGGCTGCGGCGGCTGCAGCATGTCGCTGCTGTGCGCCGACACCGACGATTTCCACGGCCAGCTGCGCGACGCCGACATCGATCTGCTGTGGCATCCGTCGCTGTCGCTGGACAGCGGCACTGAGGTGACCGCGCTGCTCGGCCGCATCCTCGACGGCGATCTGCCGCTGGACGCGCTGTGCGTCGAAGGCTCGCTGCTGCGCGGGCCGAATGGCACAGGGCGTTTCCACATCATGGCCGGCACCGGTCTGCCGATGATCGAATGGGTGCGCAAGCTCGCCGCTAAGGCGCGCCACGTGATCGCCATCGGCAGCTGCGCCGCCTGGGGCGGCGTCACTGCTGGCGGCGACAATCCGACCGACGCCTGCGGCCTGCAGTACGAGGACGACGTGCGCGGCGGCCTGCTGGGCAGCGACTTCCGCGCCGCGGGCGGCCTGCCGGTGATCAATATCGCCGGCTGTCCGACCCACCCGAGCTGGGTGCTCGACACGCTGATGGCGCTGGCCGCCGACGGCTTCACTGACGCCGATCTCGACACACTGGGCCGGCCGCGCTTCTACGCCGACCAGCTGGTGCACCACGGCTGCACGCGCAACGAGTACTACGAGTTCAAGGCCAGCGCCGAAAAGCCTTCGGACCTCGGCTGCATGATGGAACACATGGGCTGCAAGGGCACGCAGGCGCACGCCGACTGCAACACCCGGCCGTGGAACGGCGAAGGCTCCTGCACCCGCGGCGGCTACGCCTGCATCAGCTGCACCGAACCCGGCTTCCAGGAACCCGGCCACCCCTTCCACGCCACGCCCAAGCTCGCCGGCATCCCGATCGGCCTGCCGACCGACATGCCCAAGGCCTGGTTCGTCGCGCTGGCGTCACTGTCGAAGTCGGCGACGCCGAAGCGGGTCAAGGTGAACGCGGTGTCGGACCATGTCGTGGTGCCGCCTGTGGCGCGAAGGACAAGATTGAAGTGA
- a CDS encoding nickel-dependent hydrogenase large subunit, whose protein sequence is MTRLLVGPFNRVEGDLEVTLDVADGRVASAHVNAPMYRGFEQILRGREPHDALVYVPRICGICSVSQSVAAARALAALGGITMPANGQHVTNVILATENLADHLTHFYLFFMPDFVRPVYASRPWHAEAVRRFTPQTGEQVRAAIAARQRWFTLLGTLAGKWPHTQSIDPGGSTRAIDAAERVRLLARVREFRRFLETHTYAAPLEQVAALDSEAALDAWHHSAPLADPLHGDLRFFLTVARDAALATLGAGPGRFLSYGAYPQPEGGTALGAGVWHAGTLSPLDPAAIREDATYAWLSDAGGPQHPRSGVTRPEPDKPGAYTWNKAPRLAGEVVETGAIARQLASGHPLIVDLVGRYGGTVYTRVVARLLELARVVIMMEDWLRAVRPGEPFCTPGRLPDEGSGAGLGEAARGSLGHWISVRDGRIANYQIVAPTTWNFSPRDAAGRPGALESALEGAPVRDGETTPVAVQHIVRSFDPCMVCTVH, encoded by the coding sequence ATGACCCGTCTCCTCGTCGGTCCCTTCAACCGCGTCGAGGGCGATCTCGAAGTGACGCTGGACGTCGCCGACGGGCGTGTCGCGTCGGCGCACGTCAATGCGCCGATGTACCGCGGCTTCGAGCAGATACTGCGTGGGCGCGAGCCGCATGATGCGCTGGTGTATGTGCCGCGCATCTGCGGCATCTGTTCGGTGTCGCAGTCGGTGGCGGCGGCGCGCGCACTGGCTGCGCTGGGCGGCATCACGATGCCGGCCAACGGCCAGCACGTGACCAATGTGATCCTTGCCACCGAAAACCTGGCCGACCACCTGACTCACTTCTACCTGTTCTTCATGCCGGATTTCGTGCGCCCGGTGTATGCCAGCCGGCCCTGGCATGCCGAGGCGGTACGCCGGTTCACGCCGCAGACCGGCGAACAGGTGCGCGCCGCGATCGCCGCGCGCCAGCGTTGGTTCACGCTGCTCGGCACGCTGGCCGGCAAGTGGCCGCACACGCAGAGCATCGACCCCGGCGGCTCGACGCGCGCCATCGACGCTGCCGAGCGGGTGCGCCTGCTGGCCCGCGTGCGCGAATTCCGCCGCTTCCTCGAAACCCACACTTATGCCGCGCCGCTGGAACAGGTGGCCGCGCTCGATTCCGAAGCCGCGCTCGACGCCTGGCATCACTCGGCACCACTCGCCGACCCGCTGCACGGCGACCTGCGCTTCTTCCTGACCGTCGCGCGCGACGCGGCGCTGGCCACGCTCGGTGCCGGCCCCGGCCGCTTCCTCAGCTACGGCGCCTACCCGCAGCCGGAGGGCGGCACCGCGCTGGGCGCGGGTGTCTGGCACGCCGGCACGCTGTCGCCGCTCGACCCGGCCGCCATCCGCGAAGACGCCACGTACGCCTGGCTGAGCGACGCCGGCGGCCCGCAACATCCGCGCAGCGGCGTTACGCGGCCGGAGCCGGACAAGCCCGGCGCCTACACCTGGAACAAGGCGCCGCGGCTGGCCGGCGAGGTGGTCGAAACAGGCGCCATCGCGCGCCAGCTGGCGAGCGGCCATCCGCTCATCGTCGACCTGGTCGGCCGTTACGGCGGCACCGTCTACACCCGCGTCGTCGCCCGCCTGCTCGAACTGGCGCGCGTGGTGATCATGATGGAAGACTGGCTGCGCGCCGTGCGACCGGGCGAACCGTTCTGCACGCCCGGCCGGCTGCCGGACGAAGGCAGCGGCGCCGGCCTCGGCGAAGCGGCGCGCGGCAGCCTGGGCCACTGGATTTCGGTGCGCGACGGTCGCATCGCCAATTACCAGATCGTCGCGCCGACCACCTGGAACTTCTCGCCGCGCGACGCCGCCGGCCGCCCCGGCGCGCTGGAGTCGGCGCTCGAAGGCGCACCGGTGCGCGACGGCGAAACCACGCCGGTGGCGGTGCAGCACATCGTGCGGTCCTTCGATCCGTGCATGGTGTGCACCGTCCACTGA